DNA sequence from the Brachybacterium sp. P6-10-X1 genome:
GGCTCGGCGGGGCGCGATCGTCTCGTGCGTTGGCGGACTACGGGAGCTTGGACGCGAGGACGTCGGCCGCCAGGATCTCGGGTGCTGCACCGAGGAGGTGCTGGTTGGCCATCAGGGCTGCGACGATGGCGCCGTTGGCGTGGGCGTCGCGAGCGGCCTCGTCGGGGAATGCATCGAAGATCCAAAAGGTGTCGGCGTGGGTTCTAGCCGCGAACCAGACAATCGTTCCCACTTCTTCGTTGGCGAGTGCGACAGCGCCGGCGAGCAGATCGGCGACCGCGTCG
Encoded proteins:
- a CDS encoding putative quinol monooxygenase; amino-acid sequence: MSTPASLPYAFVAKIVAADGQHDAVADLLAGAVALANEEVGTIVWFAARTHADTFWIFDAFPDEAARDAHANGAIVAALMANQHLLGAAPEILAADVLASKLP